In Lentibacillus amyloliquefaciens, one DNA window encodes the following:
- a CDS encoding glycerate kinase has translation MNIVVAPDSFKGSLTSIKASEIMKKAITIIDKDCRVSLKPMADGGEGTLESMLASTKGQRISITCTGPLGEKADTSYAIVDSHTAIIECASIAGLVQVPEDERNPDLTTTLGIGEAMMDALDKGCTSFVLGLGGSATNDGGLGMLMALGMKAWDQKGSEVGPYGKDVQQVSRVSFKDIDERLAETDIKVASDVDNPLCGERGATHVYGPQKGLRKEDLERYDSALDRYGDAVESVLEKHYRNIPGAGAAGGLGFALLAIGGSLVSGAKLLADAMNTEEAIQNADLVLTGEGQSDEQTLYGKAPGYIASLAQKYHVPAVLISGSLDGNLDVLGEKFSGCFSIVNKPLSLKECMENADQLLYEQTKQVIRLSRI, from the coding sequence ATGAACATTGTGGTCGCGCCAGATTCTTTTAAAGGAAGTTTAACATCAATTAAAGCATCAGAAATTATGAAAAAAGCCATTACAATAATCGATAAAGACTGCCGTGTCAGTTTAAAACCAATGGCAGATGGTGGCGAAGGGACATTGGAATCAATGCTTGCTTCTACAAAAGGACAGCGAATCTCCATAACATGTACGGGTCCATTAGGTGAAAAAGCAGACACATCGTATGCCATTGTTGATTCACACACTGCAATCATTGAGTGTGCTAGTATTGCAGGGTTGGTTCAGGTGCCGGAAGATGAGCGAAATCCGGATTTAACCACAACTTTGGGAATTGGTGAGGCAATGATGGATGCACTGGACAAGGGCTGTACTTCGTTTGTCCTTGGTCTCGGAGGCAGTGCTACAAACGATGGCGGTTTAGGAATGCTTATGGCGTTGGGGATGAAAGCATGGGATCAAAAGGGTAGTGAAGTTGGTCCATACGGTAAAGATGTACAGCAAGTTAGTCGTGTAAGCTTTAAAGATATCGATGAAAGGCTTGCCGAAACTGATATTAAAGTTGCAAGTGATGTTGATAATCCGTTATGCGGCGAAAGGGGGGCAACTCATGTTTATGGGCCACAAAAAGGGTTGAGAAAAGAGGACCTGGAGCGATATGATTCTGCTCTGGACCGATACGGAGATGCAGTTGAATCTGTCTTGGAGAAACATTATAGAAATATACCCGGAGCAGGGGCAGCAGGTGGCCTCGGCTTTGCTTTATTAGCCATTGGAGGGAGTCTTGTTTCCGGGGCAAAACTTTTAGCGGATGCCATGAACACAGAAGAAGCAATCCAGAATGCTGACCTTGTTCTGACAGGTGAAGGGCAGAGTGATGAACAGACGCTTTACGGGAAAGCACCTGGCTATATTGCATCTTTGGCCCAAAAATATCATGTTCCAGCTGTTTTGATTTCAGGCAGTTTGGATGGAAACTTGGATGTTTTAGGTGAAAAATTTTCGGGTTGTTTTTCAATCGTTAATAAGCCGTTGTCACTCAAGGAGTGTATGGAAAATGCTGATCAACTGCTTTATGAACAGACAAAACAAGTAATTCGTTTATCCCGTATTTAA